A genomic segment from Peribacillus sp. ACCC06369 encodes:
- a CDS encoding thioredoxin family protein encodes MKKMAIFLVIIVAIFVLLGVFTNMKKEEKSKGNPYGKDKLHPATVDQLDDPNYQNLILPEELEQDLQDNKDMTVYFYSPTCTHCQKTTPIVAPLAEKLGIDLVQYNLKEFEQGWSDYGIKKTPTIVHYKNGQEQERIVGFNEEVTFEKWFKDHDIN; translated from the coding sequence ATGAAGAAAATGGCTATATTTTTAGTGATAATCGTCGCGATATTTGTCCTGCTGGGCGTTTTTACAAACATGAAAAAGGAAGAAAAATCAAAAGGAAATCCATACGGGAAGGATAAGCTTCATCCCGCTACTGTCGATCAGCTGGATGATCCCAATTATCAAAACTTGATACTGCCGGAAGAATTGGAGCAGGACCTCCAGGATAATAAAGATATGACCGTTTATTTCTATAGTCCTACTTGCACGCACTGTCAAAAAACCACACCAATCGTTGCGCCTTTGGCAGAAAAGTTGGGAATCGACCTAGTTCAATACAACCTTAAGGAATTTGAACAAGGATGGAGCGATTATGGCATCAAAAAGACTCCGACCATCGTTCACTATAAAAATGGACAAGAACAAGAACGGATCGTTGGCTTTAATGAAGAGGTAACCTTCGAGAAATGGTTCAAGGACCACGATATTAATTAA
- a CDS encoding disulfide oxidoreductase, whose translation MNNTKRSVENLLFVAWAGSIIAMFGSLYFSEIKQYEPCALCWYQRIIMYPFTIILGIAIIRKDYWISFYTMILSAIGAFISTYHYLIQKVSFFSDHTLACGRVPCTGQYINIFGFITIPFLALTAFIIIFICSYIIWTRSKEVAA comes from the coding sequence ATGAACAATACAAAACGCAGTGTGGAAAACTTATTATTTGTAGCCTGGGCTGGTTCCATCATTGCTATGTTTGGAAGCTTATATTTTTCTGAAATCAAGCAATATGAACCATGTGCGCTCTGTTGGTATCAACGGATCATCATGTATCCTTTTACAATCATTTTAGGAATTGCAATCATTCGAAAAGATTATTGGATCAGCTTTTATACCATGATATTATCCGCTATCGGTGCATTCATTTCCACGTACCATTATTTGATACAAAAGGTTTCATTCTTTTCTGATCACACCCTTGCATGCGGAAGGGTTCCATGTACAGGACAATATATAAACATATTTGGTTTCATTACCATCCCGTTCCTAGCCTTGACTGCATTCATCATTATTTTCATATGCAGTTACATCATATGGACAAGATCCAAGGAGGTTGCAGCTTAA
- a CDS encoding bifunctional GNAT family N-acetyltransferase/carbon-nitrogen hydrolase family protein, translating into MPNLDLHKYEKIMEIRNMRLGDIDEIIALQSSCFPGMVPWKRNQLESHLEIFPEGQFVAEYDGKVIGSCSSLIINFDEYDDRHTWDDVTDGGYITNHNPDGYNLYGIEVMVHPKFRRMKIGQRLYDSRKELVAQLNLKSIIIGGRIPNYHKHAEELLPREYVKEVQLHKIYDPVLSFQLLNGFTLMRINPNYLPDDLQSNKYATLMEWNNVDYQPKTKRYYKTSEPVRICVVQYMLRKIDSFEDFANQVEYFTDVASDANADFAVFPELFTTQLMSFLNERSPSLAVRKLSDFTEQYIELFTTLAVRYNINIIGGSHFVKEDDDNIYNIAYLFRRDGTIEKQYKIHITPNERKWWGINAGDRVRVFDTDCGKIAIQICYDIEFPELARIATDMGAKIIFTPFCTEDRQGYLRVRYCAQARAVENQIYTVISGTVGNLPQTENMDIQYAQSGIFAPSDFEFARDGIVGETSPNLEMVLIGDVDLEILRRERQSGTVTQLKDRRHDIYKLHYQKGEK; encoded by the coding sequence ATGCCTAATTTGGACCTGCATAAATATGAAAAAATAATGGAAATACGTAATATGAGGCTAGGAGACATAGATGAAATAATTGCTTTGCAGTCGAGTTGCTTTCCTGGAATGGTTCCTTGGAAGCGAAATCAGCTTGAGAGCCATCTGGAAATTTTTCCGGAAGGACAGTTTGTAGCTGAATATGATGGAAAAGTGATTGGCTCATGTTCCAGCCTCATTATTAATTTTGACGAATATGATGATCGCCATACATGGGACGATGTAACAGATGGTGGGTACATCACTAACCATAATCCGGACGGTTATAATTTATATGGAATCGAGGTCATGGTCCATCCTAAATTCCGCAGGATGAAAATTGGTCAAAGACTATATGATTCTAGGAAAGAACTTGTTGCCCAATTGAATTTAAAAAGCATCATTATCGGAGGCAGGATCCCCAATTACCATAAACATGCGGAGGAACTGTTACCAAGGGAATATGTGAAAGAAGTGCAATTGCATAAAATATATGATCCGGTACTTTCGTTCCAGCTTTTAAATGGGTTCACGCTAATGAGGATCAACCCGAATTATTTGCCGGATGATCTGCAATCCAATAAGTATGCTACGCTCATGGAGTGGAATAACGTCGATTATCAGCCGAAAACAAAACGTTATTATAAAACATCTGAACCGGTACGGATTTGCGTCGTGCAATATATGCTGCGTAAAATCGATTCATTCGAAGACTTCGCTAACCAAGTCGAGTATTTCACCGACGTCGCTTCGGATGCTAATGCGGATTTTGCCGTATTCCCTGAATTGTTCACCACCCAGCTGATGTCTTTCCTAAATGAAAGATCACCAAGCTTGGCTGTACGGAAACTGTCCGACTTCACGGAGCAGTACATTGAATTATTTACCACTTTAGCTGTGAGGTATAACATAAATATCATCGGCGGATCCCATTTCGTAAAAGAAGATGATGACAACATCTATAATATCGCTTATTTATTCCGTCGTGACGGGACGATTGAAAAGCAATATAAAATTCACATTACACCGAATGAAAGAAAATGGTGGGGCATCAACGCAGGTGACCGCGTTCGTGTCTTTGATACAGACTGTGGAAAGATTGCCATACAAATTTGTTATGATATTGAGTTTCCGGAACTTGCCCGGATTGCTACCGACATGGGAGCCAAAATCATATTCACTCCATTTTGTACAGAAGACAGGCAAGGCTATCTGCGCGTTCGTTATTGTGCCCAGGCCCGTGCTGTGGAAAATCAAATCTATACAGTCATTTCCGGAACGGTCGGGAATCTTCCGCAAACGGAAAATATGGATATCCAATATGCTCAATCCGGAATTTTCGCTCCATCGGATTTCGAATTTGCACGTGACGGCATAGTCGGGGAAACCAGTCCGAACCTAGAGATGGTCCTGATTGGTGATGTTGATTTGGAAATCTTACGCCGGGAGCGGCAGTCCGGTACTGTAACGCAATTGAAAGATCGCCGCCATGATATTTACAAACTGCATTATCAAAAAGGCGAAAAATAA
- a CDS encoding phospho-sugar mutase → MNWKSLYTTWAEYHNLNGELRVLLEEMQRDEAKLEDAFYKNLEFGTGGMRGEIGVGTNRMNLYTVRKATVGLAHFISSFGEEAKGRGAVIAYDSRHKSPEFALEAAKTLATFGIKAYLFDELRPTPELSFAVRELNAFAGIVITASHNPPEYNGYKVYGPDGAQLPPEGADQVIGYVNAIESELEIQIEEAEVLKGRGLIEMIGEELDAAYNRELLTVPENPQLAEEIDVSIVFTPLHGTANKSVRRALQSLGYQNVHIVREQELPDPDFSTVKSPNPEEPAAFEMAIELGNKVEADLLIATDPDADRLGIAVKNEMGQYVVLTGNQTGALFLDYLLSQKKEKGKIPENGVVLKTIVTSEIGRTIAKSYGLQTVDVLTGFKFIAEKINQYDESGENSFLFGYEESYGYLIKDFARDKDAIQAAVLAVEVCAHYKKQGLTLYEGLLNVFEKYGFYLEGLRSLTLKGIEGAKQIQGILNEFRQNPPARIAGIPVVVEEDYQSSKKRTLLSNGEEQIELPKSNVLKYFLEDGTWVCLRPSGTEPKIKFYFGVQGESMQEAESKLSGVMTDFMSKIEALV, encoded by the coding sequence ATGAACTGGAAATCTTTATACACCACTTGGGCAGAGTACCATAATTTAAATGGGGAATTACGTGTCCTCCTTGAGGAAATGCAGCGGGATGAAGCAAAACTCGAAGATGCCTTTTATAAGAATTTAGAATTTGGAACAGGCGGAATGCGTGGGGAAATTGGAGTCGGAACGAACCGGATGAATCTTTATACTGTAAGGAAGGCAACGGTTGGGTTGGCTCATTTTATCTCATCGTTTGGGGAAGAGGCAAAAGGAAGAGGGGCCGTGATTGCTTATGATTCACGACATAAGTCCCCGGAGTTTGCACTCGAAGCAGCTAAAACCTTGGCAACTTTCGGGATAAAGGCTTATTTATTCGATGAATTGCGTCCGACACCAGAATTATCATTTGCGGTTCGCGAGCTTAATGCTTTTGCTGGAATCGTCATCACGGCAAGCCATAATCCGCCTGAATATAATGGTTACAAGGTTTATGGACCAGATGGGGCCCAATTGCCACCTGAAGGAGCGGATCAAGTGATCGGCTACGTGAATGCCATTGAAAGTGAGCTTGAAATTCAGATTGAAGAAGCAGAAGTCCTTAAAGGGCGGGGCCTCATTGAAATGATTGGGGAGGAATTGGATGCAGCGTATAACCGGGAGTTGCTCACAGTTCCCGAGAACCCACAGCTTGCCGAGGAAATTGATGTGTCAATCGTCTTTACACCTCTTCATGGAACGGCAAATAAATCCGTCAGAAGGGCACTGCAAAGCTTAGGGTATCAAAATGTGCATATCGTTAGGGAACAGGAACTTCCAGATCCGGATTTTTCGACTGTCAAGTCTCCAAATCCTGAGGAACCGGCTGCATTTGAAATGGCGATAGAGCTTGGAAACAAAGTGGAAGCCGACTTATTGATAGCAACGGATCCGGATGCCGATCGACTTGGGATTGCCGTGAAAAACGAGATGGGCCAATATGTTGTCCTGACTGGAAATCAAACAGGTGCCCTTTTCCTGGATTATTTACTGTCCCAGAAAAAAGAAAAAGGGAAGATTCCTGAAAATGGAGTCGTCTTAAAAACAATCGTCACATCAGAAATCGGTCGGACGATTGCGAAGTCGTATGGCTTGCAGACGGTTGATGTGCTTACCGGGTTTAAGTTCATCGCCGAGAAAATAAATCAATATGATGAAAGCGGGGAAAATAGCTTTCTGTTCGGATATGAAGAAAGCTACGGTTATCTGATAAAAGACTTTGCACGTGATAAGGATGCCATTCAAGCGGCAGTGCTGGCTGTCGAGGTCTGTGCTCATTATAAAAAACAGGGATTGACACTATATGAAGGGTTACTGAATGTGTTTGAAAAGTACGGCTTCTACTTGGAAGGATTGCGTTCATTAACTTTAAAGGGCATTGAGGGAGCGAAACAGATTCAAGGAATATTGAATGAATTCCGTCAAAATCCTCCTGCTCGAATAGCAGGCATCCCGGTAGTCGTTGAAGAAGATTATCAAAGCAGCAAAAAGCGTACATTACTTTCAAATGGTGAAGAACAGATCGAGCTTCCGAAATCAAACGTATTGAAGTATTTCCTTGAAGATGGTACATGGGTTTGCCTCCGTCCTTCAGGCACTGAACCAAAAATTAAATTCTATTTCGGTGTCCAAGGTGAATCAATGCAAGAAGCTGAGTCCAAGTTATCTGGAGTCATGACAGATTTCATGAGCAAGATTGAAGCATTAGTTTAA
- a CDS encoding NADPH-dependent FMN reductase translates to MKLVIINGSPRKQGRTGIASRYISKKYGAELIDLSNSEIPLYSGEGEQYQLDVIQGLRKSIGEADGVILATPEYHGLMSGALKNALDFLSNEQFTHKPVALLAVSGGGKGGINALNSMRTVGRSLYANVIAKQLVLDPHCFDYESDGLFEESAVLVEGLIEDLKMYATAYATMKK, encoded by the coding sequence ATGAAATTAGTAATCATTAATGGTTCACCACGTAAACAAGGGCGTACAGGTATAGCCTCACGCTACATTTCCAAGAAATACGGAGCGGAACTTATTGATTTAAGCAATAGTGAGATCCCTTTATATTCAGGTGAAGGTGAGCAATATCAATTGGACGTGATTCAAGGTCTTCGCAAAAGCATCGGGGAAGCGGATGGCGTGATCCTGGCCACTCCGGAATATCACGGTTTAATGAGTGGAGCTTTGAAAAATGCCTTGGATTTTCTTAGCAATGAACAATTCACGCATAAGCCAGTCGCTTTATTAGCCGTCTCCGGCGGAGGAAAAGGCGGGATCAACGCCTTGAATTCCATGAGGACAGTGGGCCGCAGTCTGTATGCAAATGTGATTGCCAAACAACTGGTTTTGGATCCACATTGCTTCGATTATGAAAGTGATGGTTTATTTGAAGAATCTGCCGTACTTGTTGAAGGTTTAATTGAAGATCTTAAAATGTATGCAACTGCATATGCAACAATGAAAAAATAA
- a CDS encoding YhdB family protein, with protein sequence MRIADYDQALFHTHRSDWDSLLVLMVRTKDHFLSKKIEHFLHAYRFEHDYQIIQSQLYALLRYLDHAAEKTSDYLSELPS encoded by the coding sequence ATGAGGATTGCGGATTATGATCAGGCATTGTTTCACACACACCGTTCCGATTGGGACAGCTTGTTAGTATTGATGGTTCGAACGAAAGATCACTTTCTTTCGAAAAAAATAGAACATTTTTTGCACGCTTACCGGTTTGAGCATGATTATCAAATCATTCAATCCCAGTTGTATGCTCTGCTTCGTTATCTGGATCATGCGGCAGAAAAAACAAGTGATTATTTAAGTGAACTTCCAAGCTAA
- a CDS encoding M14 family zinc carboxypeptidase has product MRKLMVIGILVLLFFPETTLAQEVYSPEQMEMDLQGIQNKYELDVQIIGQTEKGKNIKAVKLGKGKKTIMLVGSHHGREWLSSKILMSMLEDYAAAYRAGKPVEGYPSRSLDEVSIWFIPMLNPDGVSIQQGDLSNLNILEKAAVWKMNRYSKNWSRWKANAKGIDLNRQYPAGWKEVMSHETKPTYQFYKGEQPLEAAEVKALAEFTREIDPLIAVSYHTSGREIFWHYKNKRENMARDYGIAKKTSELTGYELTFPEKEAVGSGFTDWFITEFSRPGMTIELSYLVDETNPPLTVFPEEWKRNRLVGIMLVKEAMQVHNK; this is encoded by the coding sequence ATGAGAAAACTAATGGTAATTGGAATATTGGTCCTGCTTTTTTTTCCTGAAACCACACTGGCACAAGAAGTGTATTCCCCTGAACAGATGGAAATGGATCTTCAAGGGATCCAAAACAAGTATGAATTGGACGTTCAAATAATCGGACAAACAGAAAAGGGGAAAAATATAAAGGCAGTCAAGTTAGGAAAAGGAAAAAAAACGATTATGCTTGTTGGATCACATCATGGTCGGGAATGGCTCAGCTCCAAAATTCTGATGAGCATGCTTGAAGACTATGCAGCCGCCTATCGAGCGGGCAAACCTGTTGAAGGATATCCGTCAAGATCATTGGATGAAGTTAGCATCTGGTTTATCCCGATGCTGAATCCAGATGGAGTCAGCATCCAGCAAGGTGATTTATCAAACTTAAATATACTTGAAAAGGCAGCAGTATGGAAAATGAATCGATATAGCAAGAATTGGTCGCGATGGAAAGCTAATGCCAAAGGCATTGATTTAAATAGGCAGTATCCGGCTGGGTGGAAAGAAGTCATGAGTCATGAAACAAAGCCAACTTATCAATTTTATAAGGGCGAACAACCACTTGAAGCAGCTGAAGTGAAGGCGCTTGCGGAGTTCACAAGGGAAATCGATCCCCTTATTGCCGTTTCCTATCATACTTCAGGAAGGGAAATCTTTTGGCATTACAAAAATAAACGGGAAAATATGGCGAGGGATTATGGGATTGCCAAAAAAACTTCGGAATTGACTGGGTATGAACTGACCTTTCCGGAAAAGGAAGCGGTAGGAAGCGGATTTACGGATTGGTTCATAACGGAATTCAGCCGCCCGGGAATGACAATCGAACTTAGTTATTTAGTGGATGAAACCAATCCTCCATTGACTGTATTTCCTGAGGAATGGAAGAGGAATCGATT